Proteins found in one Brachypodium distachyon strain Bd21 chromosome 5, Brachypodium_distachyon_v3.0, whole genome shotgun sequence genomic segment:
- the LOC100828552 gene encoding 40S ribosomal protein S10-1 has protein sequence MYPSLPLFRFRRLTLHLSELTRRAAAEAPTLRAASTWSSPYPSAAATMIISKKNRNEICKYLFQEGVLYAKKDYNLEKHPQIDVPNLQVIKLMQSFKSKEYVRETFSWQHYYWYLTNDGIEHLRNFLNLPSEIVPATLKKSARPPGRPFGSGPPGDRSRGPPRDFDGDRPRFGDRDGYRGGPRAAPGDFGGEKGGAPAEFQPSFRSSGARPAFGRGGGGGFGAGPTSSSME, from the exons ATGTACCCCTCCCTGCCGCTCTTTCGGTTCCGCCGTCTAACCCTACACCTCAGCGAGCTCactcgtcgcgccgccgccgaggcgccGACCCTCCGCGCTGCCAGCACTTGGAGCTCGCCATACCCTTCCGCAGCTGCGACCATG ATCATCTCCAAGAAGAACCGCAATGAGATCTGCAAGTACCTCTTCCAAG AGGGGGTGCTATACGCCAAGAAGGACTACAACCTGGAGAAACACCCACAGATTGATGTGCCTAACCTGCAGGTGATCAAGCTCATGCAGAGCTTCAAGTCTAAGGAATACGTCAGGGAAACCTTCTCGTGGCAGCACTATTACTGGTACCTCACCAATGATGGtattgagcacctgcgcaacTTCCTCAATCTGCCATCCGAGATTGTGCCTGCAACGCTCAAGAAGTCTGCCAGGCCTCCTGGTCGCCCATTCGGCTCTGGCCCACCTGGTGATCGATCAAG GGGCCCACCTCGTGACTTTGATGGTGACAGGCCAAGGTTTGGTGACAGGGATGGCTACCGTGGTGGTCCTCGTGCTGCTCCTGGTGACTTTGGTGGCGAGAAAGGCGGAGCTCCTGCAGAGTTCCAGCCATCATTCAGG AGCTCTGGTGCTAGACCTGCCTTtggccgtggtggtggtggtggattTGGCGCTGGTCCAACCTCTTCCTCAATGGAGTAA
- the LOC100837959 gene encoding PI-PLC X domain-containing protein At5g67130 isoform X2 produces MARGPSTCRRSGTPADYGSFLFCCVFAGLRARLQSGAATRCACLKRWHDNAARTTAPPAPHTCQAHVGDNPPGHNGVRGLMLDMYDFRNDIWLCHSYGGACQNFTAFTPAVDVLREIEAFLAANPSEVVTIFIEDYVESPRGLTRVFNASGLTRYLFPAWRMPKNGGDWPLLGDMVRDNHRLLVFTSRSAKEASEGFAHEWRYVVENQYGSKGMVKGSCPNRAESAAMSDLSRSLVLVNYFRDLPNFPEACKDNSAQLLAMLDACHAAAGNRWANFVAVDFYKRSDGGGAAEATDKANGGLVCGCGSIAACNVNGTCTPSRHRATPKGIFNKTSDAASWRPPAMLLPAALIVSLLCL; encoded by the exons ATGGCGCGAGGCCCGTCCACGTGTCGAAGAAGCGGCACGCCTGCAGACTACGGGTCCTTTTTATTCTGCTGTGTCTTCGCGGGTTTGCGTGCAAGGCTGCAGAGCGGAGCAGCCACACGCTGCGCTTGCTTGAAGCGTTGGCACGACAATGCCGCAAGAACTACCGCACCGCCGGCACCACACACATGTCAAGCACACGTGGGCGACAATCCTCCTGGTCAT AACGGCGTGCGAGGGCTGATGCTGGACATGTACGACTTCCGGAACGACATCTGGCTCTGCCACTCCTACGGCGGCGCCTGCCAAAACTTCACCGCCTTC ACGCCGGCGGTGGACGTGCTCCGGGAGATCGAGGCGTTCCTGGCGGCGAACCCGTCGGAGGTGGTGACCATATTCATCGAGGACTACGTGGAGTCGCCGCGGGGGCTGACCCGGGTCTTCAACGCCTCCGGCCTGACGCGTTACCTGTTCCCGGCGTGGCGGATGCCCAAGAACGGCGGCGACTGGCCGCTGCTGGGCGACATGGTCCGCGACAACCACCGCCTGCTCGTCTTCACCTCCAGGTCCGCCAAGGAGGCCTCCGAGGGCTTCGCGCACGAGTGGCGCTACGTCGTCGAGAACCAGT ATGGGAGCAAAGGGATGGTGAAGGGGTCGTGCCCGAACCGGGCCGAGTCGGCCGCCATGAGCGACCTGTCCAGGTCGCTGGTGCTGGTCAACTACTTCCGGGACCTCCCAAACttcccggaggcgtgcaagGACAACTCGGCGCAGCTGCTGGCCATGCTCGACGCctgccacgccgccgccgggaacCGATGGGCGAACTTCGTCGCCGTCGATTTCTACAAA AGaagcgatggcggcggcgcggcggaggccacAGACAAGGCCAACGGCGGGCTGGTTTGTGGATGCGGGAGCATCGCTGCTTGCAAT GTGAATGGTACGTGCACGCCGTCCAGGCACCGGGCCACGCCCAAAGGCATCTTCAACAAGACCTCGGACGCGGCGtcgtggcggccgccggcgatgtTGCTGCCAGCCGCTCTCATTGTTTCACTCTTGTGCTTGTGA
- the LOC100837959 gene encoding PI-PLC X domain-containing protein At5g67130 isoform X1: MGKEQRQESPPMLLVVALAAVFLCSCPAAVSARKVGETCALGRNCDAGLHCETCVADGNVRPRCTRVTPVDPQTKDRGLPFNRYSWLTTHNSFARLGTRSQTGTAIATAWNQQDTVTQQLNNGVRGLMLDMYDFRNDIWLCHSYGGACQNFTAFTPAVDVLREIEAFLAANPSEVVTIFIEDYVESPRGLTRVFNASGLTRYLFPAWRMPKNGGDWPLLGDMVRDNHRLLVFTSRSAKEASEGFAHEWRYVVENQYGSKGMVKGSCPNRAESAAMSDLSRSLVLVNYFRDLPNFPEACKDNSAQLLAMLDACHAAAGNRWANFVAVDFYKRSDGGGAAEATDKANGGLVCGCGSIAACNVNGTCTPSRHRATPKGIFNKTSDAASWRPPAMLLPAALIVSLLCL; encoded by the exons ATGGGCAaggagcagcggcaggagTCGCCGCCGATGCTTCTCGTCGTGGCtctcgccgccgtcttcctgtGCTcgtgccccgccgccgtctccgctcGTAAG GTGGGGGAGACGTGCGCGCTGGGGCGGAACTGCGACGCGGGGCTGCACTGCGAGACGTGCGTGGCCGACGGCAACGTGCGCCCCCGCTGCACCCGCGTCACCCCCGTCGACCCTCAGACCAAG GACCGGGGGCTGCCGTTCAACCGCTACTCGTGGCTGACGACGCACAACTCGTTCGCGCGCCTGGGCACCCGCTCCCAGACGGGGACGGCCATCGCCACGGCATGGAACCAGCAGGACACCGTCACCCAGCAGCTCAAC AACGGCGTGCGAGGGCTGATGCTGGACATGTACGACTTCCGGAACGACATCTGGCTCTGCCACTCCTACGGCGGCGCCTGCCAAAACTTCACCGCCTTC ACGCCGGCGGTGGACGTGCTCCGGGAGATCGAGGCGTTCCTGGCGGCGAACCCGTCGGAGGTGGTGACCATATTCATCGAGGACTACGTGGAGTCGCCGCGGGGGCTGACCCGGGTCTTCAACGCCTCCGGCCTGACGCGTTACCTGTTCCCGGCGTGGCGGATGCCCAAGAACGGCGGCGACTGGCCGCTGCTGGGCGACATGGTCCGCGACAACCACCGCCTGCTCGTCTTCACCTCCAGGTCCGCCAAGGAGGCCTCCGAGGGCTTCGCGCACGAGTGGCGCTACGTCGTCGAGAACCAGT ATGGGAGCAAAGGGATGGTGAAGGGGTCGTGCCCGAACCGGGCCGAGTCGGCCGCCATGAGCGACCTGTCCAGGTCGCTGGTGCTGGTCAACTACTTCCGGGACCTCCCAAACttcccggaggcgtgcaagGACAACTCGGCGCAGCTGCTGGCCATGCTCGACGCctgccacgccgccgccgggaacCGATGGGCGAACTTCGTCGCCGTCGATTTCTACAAA AGaagcgatggcggcggcgcggcggaggccacAGACAAGGCCAACGGCGGGCTGGTTTGTGGATGCGGGAGCATCGCTGCTTGCAAT GTGAATGGTACGTGCACGCCGTCCAGGCACCGGGCCACGCCCAAAGGCATCTTCAACAAGACCTCGGACGCGGCGtcgtggcggccgccggcgatgtTGCTGCCAGCCGCTCTCATTGTTTCACTCTTGTGCTTGTGA
- the LOC100838261 gene encoding probable receptor-like protein kinase At1g49730 isoform X2 — translation MRRPSPLIYAALAAAVAALLAPAAIAADCPLDFSWPNYALITSLCSDQDGHSKCCRYINAVLAVSSAMYANTTGTLGVPSELADACIGNISDTLVSKGILPTAASFCGLGIKIQASYQCVGMTTILQMLQSPNFSDVTRSCATSLPDDVSCKRCLNSGLSYLRHLVGEQDNITLNTCRDAAFVAFMSQGNISIFDTAGCFFSAQGLSALQVNISSPLSGGHVAPNISPSPLAAQIPGDHVTGVPANHHRSYKRVLFPVIGALVTGLSVTLVLVLILLIRKKSKELEKIEGINPLDALSSCVKKQQEGTSTIFGRFSYSEMRRATRNFSTTLGGNDNGTIFKGQLSNGSVVAIRRIESTAKQGQLEFCKEMELLGRLHHRHLVGLKGFCLTRFERFQVYEYMENGSLKDHLHSSGKRLLPWKNRIQIAIDVANALEYLHFYCDPPLYHGDIKPSNVLLDKNYLAKLAGSGLAHGSSGGDTTLNSTPGTVKIPATAGYVDPEYVVTQELTAKSDVYSYGVLLLELVTGRPVVQDNSSLVEWSRDLIGTDYRLHELVDTAVADTFDLDELQVMADVIHWCTHRDGDARPSMKQVLRILYERLDPLSGVFARAVEGEQAYYYGGQSGRKGSVGHQRWRDGGDVIQFSSEARCPPSSSSTSRSHCSRSVMLECNSPETQSPPHGGHGAFLV, via the exons ATGCGGCGCCCCTCACCGCTCATCTATGcggcgctggccgccgccgtcgccgcgcttCTGGCCCCCGCGGCGATCGCAGCAG ATTGTCCATTGGATTTCAGTTGGCCAAACTATGCGCTGATAACTTCCCTGTGCTCAGATCAAGATGGGCACTCAAAGTGTTGCCGCTACATCAATGCTGTCCTTGCAGTATCATCTGCCATGTATGCAAACACAACAGGCACTCTTGGGGTTCCATCTGAACTCGCCGATGCCTGTATTGGCAATATCTCTGATACATTGGTGTCGAAAGGGATCCTTCCTACTGCAGCATCATTTTGTGGCCTCGGGATCAAAATTCAGGCGTCCTATCAATGCGTTGGGATGACCACTATCCTTCAAATGTTACAGTCTCCAAATTTCAGTGATGTGACCAGGAGCTGTGCAACTTCACTTCCAGATGATGTTAGTTGCAAGAGATGCTTAAACTCTGGTCTGTCATACCTCCGACATCTTGTGGGAGAACAAGATAATATCACATTGAATACCTGCCGTGATGCTGCCTTTGTTGCTTTTATGAGTCAAGggaatatatctatttttgaTACAGCGGGCTGCTTTTTTAGCGCTCAGGGGCTTAGTGCTCTTCAAG TGAACATATCGTCCCCATTGTCTGGTGGACATGTTGCACCAAATATTTCTCCCAGTCCACTTGCAGCGCAAATTCCTGGGGACCATGTTACTGGAGTGCCAGCCAATCATCATCGTAGTTACAAGCGTGTACTATTCCCAGTAATTGGGGCTCTGGTTACAGGATTATCAGTTACACTAGTCCTAGTACTAATTCTGCTCATCCGTAAAAAGAGCAAAGAACTAGAAAAGATTGAGGGGATAAACCCTTTGGATGCGTTGAGTTCCTGTGTCAAGAAGCAACAAGAAG GTACTTCCACCATTTTTGGCAGATTTAGTTATTCGGAAATGAGAAGGGCAACAAGAAACTTTAGCACCACGTTGGGAGGGAATGATAATGGTACAATATTCAAAGGACAACTGAGCAATGGTTCTGTGGTTGCCATTAGACGCATAGAGAGCACGGCAAAACAAGGCCAGCTGGAATTTTGCAAAGAAATGGAACTTCTTGGGCGACTGCATCATCGCCATCTTGTTGGACTTAAGGGATTTTGCTTAACAAGATTTGAGAG GTTCCAGGTGTATGAATACATGGAAAATGGAAGCCTTAAGGACCACCTTCATT CGTCAGGTAAACGTCTGCTGCCATGGAAAAATAGGATACAGATTGCCATTGATGTTGCAAATGCTTTG GAGTACCTTCATTTCTACTGTGACCCTCCGTTGTACCATGGAGACATAAAGCCCAGCAATGTCCTGTTGGACAAGAATTACCTTGCAAAG CTTGCTGGCAGTGGCCTTGCACATGGCTCGAGTGGTGGTGATACTACCCTCAATTCCACCCCAGGGACTGTCAAGATCCCGGCAACTGCTG GCTATGTAGACCCAGAGTACGTGGTGACTCAAGAGCTGACCGCGAAGAGTGATGTGTATAGCTACggtgtgctgctgctggagcttGTCACGGGGAGACCTGTGGTGCAGGACAACAGCAGCCTCGTCGAGTGGTCACGGGACCTGATCGGCACCGACTACCGTCTCCACGAGCTGGTGGACACGGCTGTGGCGGACACGTTCGACCTGGACGAGCTGCAGGTCATGGCGGATGTGATCCACTGGTGCACCCATAGGGACGGCGACGCGCGGCCGTCCATGAAGCAGGTGCTCCGGATCCTCTACGAGCGGCTGGACCCACTGTCGGGCGTGTTCGCGCGTGCCGTGGAAGGCGAGCAAGCATACTACTATGGCGGGCAGAGCGGGCGGAAAGGGAGTGTGGGGCACCAGCGGTGGCGAGATGGCGGTGACGTGATCCAGTTCAGCAGTGAGGCCCGATGCCCACCGTCGTCGTCAAGCACGTCCAGGTCCCACTGCAGCCGCAGCGTGATGCTGGAGTGCAACTCGCCGGAGACCCAATCCCCTCCCCACGGTGGCCACGGCGCGTTCTTGGTCTGA
- the LOC100838261 gene encoding probable receptor-like protein kinase At1g49730 isoform X1, with protein sequence MRRPSPLIYAALAAAVAALLAPAAIAADCPLDFSWPNYALITSLCSDQDGHSKCCRYINAVLAVSSAMYANTTGTLGVPSELADACIGNISDTLVSKGILPTAASFCGLGIKIQASYQCVGMTTILQMLQSPNFSDVTRSCATSLPDDVSCKRCLNSGLSYLRHLVGEQDNITLNTCRDAAFVAFMSQGNISIFDTAGCFFSAQGLSALQVNISSPLSGGHVAPNISPSPLAAQIPGDHVTGVPANHHRSYKRVLFPVIGALVTGLSVTLVLVLILLIRKKSKELEKIEGINPLDALSSCVKKQQEGTSTIFGRFSYSEMRRATRNFSTTLGGNDNGTIFKGQLSNGSVVAIRRIESTAKQGQLEFCKEMELLGRLHHRHLVGLKGFCLTRFERFQVYEYMENGSLKDHLHSSGKRLLPWKNRIQIAIDVANALEYLHFYCDPPLYHGDIKPSNVLLDKNYLAKLAGSGLAHGSSGGDTTLNSTPGTVKIPATAVPCVYLRAGYVDPEYVVTQELTAKSDVYSYGVLLLELVTGRPVVQDNSSLVEWSRDLIGTDYRLHELVDTAVADTFDLDELQVMADVIHWCTHRDGDARPSMKQVLRILYERLDPLSGVFARAVEGEQAYYYGGQSGRKGSVGHQRWRDGGDVIQFSSEARCPPSSSSTSRSHCSRSVMLECNSPETQSPPHGGHGAFLV encoded by the exons ATGCGGCGCCCCTCACCGCTCATCTATGcggcgctggccgccgccgtcgccgcgcttCTGGCCCCCGCGGCGATCGCAGCAG ATTGTCCATTGGATTTCAGTTGGCCAAACTATGCGCTGATAACTTCCCTGTGCTCAGATCAAGATGGGCACTCAAAGTGTTGCCGCTACATCAATGCTGTCCTTGCAGTATCATCTGCCATGTATGCAAACACAACAGGCACTCTTGGGGTTCCATCTGAACTCGCCGATGCCTGTATTGGCAATATCTCTGATACATTGGTGTCGAAAGGGATCCTTCCTACTGCAGCATCATTTTGTGGCCTCGGGATCAAAATTCAGGCGTCCTATCAATGCGTTGGGATGACCACTATCCTTCAAATGTTACAGTCTCCAAATTTCAGTGATGTGACCAGGAGCTGTGCAACTTCACTTCCAGATGATGTTAGTTGCAAGAGATGCTTAAACTCTGGTCTGTCATACCTCCGACATCTTGTGGGAGAACAAGATAATATCACATTGAATACCTGCCGTGATGCTGCCTTTGTTGCTTTTATGAGTCAAGggaatatatctatttttgaTACAGCGGGCTGCTTTTTTAGCGCTCAGGGGCTTAGTGCTCTTCAAG TGAACATATCGTCCCCATTGTCTGGTGGACATGTTGCACCAAATATTTCTCCCAGTCCACTTGCAGCGCAAATTCCTGGGGACCATGTTACTGGAGTGCCAGCCAATCATCATCGTAGTTACAAGCGTGTACTATTCCCAGTAATTGGGGCTCTGGTTACAGGATTATCAGTTACACTAGTCCTAGTACTAATTCTGCTCATCCGTAAAAAGAGCAAAGAACTAGAAAAGATTGAGGGGATAAACCCTTTGGATGCGTTGAGTTCCTGTGTCAAGAAGCAACAAGAAG GTACTTCCACCATTTTTGGCAGATTTAGTTATTCGGAAATGAGAAGGGCAACAAGAAACTTTAGCACCACGTTGGGAGGGAATGATAATGGTACAATATTCAAAGGACAACTGAGCAATGGTTCTGTGGTTGCCATTAGACGCATAGAGAGCACGGCAAAACAAGGCCAGCTGGAATTTTGCAAAGAAATGGAACTTCTTGGGCGACTGCATCATCGCCATCTTGTTGGACTTAAGGGATTTTGCTTAACAAGATTTGAGAG GTTCCAGGTGTATGAATACATGGAAAATGGAAGCCTTAAGGACCACCTTCATT CGTCAGGTAAACGTCTGCTGCCATGGAAAAATAGGATACAGATTGCCATTGATGTTGCAAATGCTTTG GAGTACCTTCATTTCTACTGTGACCCTCCGTTGTACCATGGAGACATAAAGCCCAGCAATGTCCTGTTGGACAAGAATTACCTTGCAAAG CTTGCTGGCAGTGGCCTTGCACATGGCTCGAGTGGTGGTGATACTACCCTCAATTCCACCCCAGGGACTGTCAAGATCCCGGCAACTGCTG TACCGTGCGTGTATCTCCGTGCAGGCTATGTAGACCCAGAGTACGTGGTGACTCAAGAGCTGACCGCGAAGAGTGATGTGTATAGCTACggtgtgctgctgctggagcttGTCACGGGGAGACCTGTGGTGCAGGACAACAGCAGCCTCGTCGAGTGGTCACGGGACCTGATCGGCACCGACTACCGTCTCCACGAGCTGGTGGACACGGCTGTGGCGGACACGTTCGACCTGGACGAGCTGCAGGTCATGGCGGATGTGATCCACTGGTGCACCCATAGGGACGGCGACGCGCGGCCGTCCATGAAGCAGGTGCTCCGGATCCTCTACGAGCGGCTGGACCCACTGTCGGGCGTGTTCGCGCGTGCCGTGGAAGGCGAGCAAGCATACTACTATGGCGGGCAGAGCGGGCGGAAAGGGAGTGTGGGGCACCAGCGGTGGCGAGATGGCGGTGACGTGATCCAGTTCAGCAGTGAGGCCCGATGCCCACCGTCGTCGTCAAGCACGTCCAGGTCCCACTGCAGCCGCAGCGTGATGCTGGAGTGCAACTCGCCGGAGACCCAATCCCCTCCCCACGGTGGCCACGGCGCGTTCTTGGTCTGA
- the LOC100828851 gene encoding uncharacterized protein LOC100828851, producing the protein MHHAKTDSEVTSSMAPSSPPARAAYYVQSPSHDDGEHKTTAASSFHSSPAASPPRSLGNHSRESSSSRFSGKVLPSSAATGSSRRTGPGGRGGEAGAGAGGRRSSPWMKEAAIEEEGLLMEDDSEDAAHGGGFAALPKKVRYGLGFVGAFFALFFFFALILWGASRNQKPVVSLNSVTFHNFVIQAGTDASLVPTELSTINATVKLTFRNTGTFFGVHVTAQPVTLYYSQLLMASGNMKYFYQPRKSQRNVAVTVVGSKVPLYGGGAGLSSTPGPKGAPPPPVPLQLTLRIRARALVLGKLVKPKFYSDFQCSLRLDVAKLGKPVSLKKSCTHV; encoded by the exons ATGCACCACGCGAAGACGGACTCGGAGGTGACCTCGAGcatggcgccgtcgtcgccgcctgcGCGGGCGGCCTACTACGTGCAGTCGCCGAGCCACGACGACGGGGAGCACAAGAccacggccgcctcctccttccactcctccccggccgcctccccgccgcgCTCCCTCGGGAACCACTCCAGggagtcctcctcctcgcgcttCTCCGGCAAGGTCctcccttcctccgccgccaccggctcCTCCCGCCGCACTGGCCccggcggacgcggcggcgaggcgggtgCGGGAGCGGGGGGACGGCGCAGCAGCCCCTGGATGAAGGAGGCGGCCATCGAGGAGGAAGGGCTCCTCATGGAGGACGACTCCGAGGACGCCGCCCACGGCGGCGGATTCGCGGCGCTCCCGAAGAAGGTCCGCTACGGGCTCGGCTTCGTCGGCGCCTTCTTCgcgctcttcttcttcttcgccctCATCCTCTGGGGCGCCAGCCGCAACCAGAAGCCCGTCGTCTCCCTCAAC agcGTGACGTTCCACAACTTCGTGATCCAGGCTGGGACGGACGCGTCGCTGGTGCCCACGGAGCTGTCCACCATCAACGCCACCGTCAAGCTCACCTTCCGCAACACGGGGACCTTCTTCGGCGTGCACGTCACCGCGCAGCCCGTCACGCTATACTACTCCCAGCTCCTCATGGCCTCCGGCAAC ATGAAGTACTTTTACCAGCCGAGGAAGAGCCAGCGCAACGTGGCGGTGACGGTGGTGGGGAGCAAGGTGCCGctctacggcggcggcgccgggctgAGCAGCACCCCGGGGCCCAAGggcgcaccgccgccgccggtgccgctgcAGCTGACGTTGAGGATCAGGGCGCGGGCGCTGGTGCTGGGGAAGCTTGTGAAGCCCAAGTTCTACAGCGACTTCCAGTGCAGCCTCCGCCTGGATGTGGCCAAGCTCGGCAAGCCCGTCTCCCTCAAGAAATCCTGCACGCACGTCTAA